A window from Streptomyces sp. NBC_00299 encodes these proteins:
- a CDS encoding ATP-binding protein: MISYPSRHCTVELQALPSRIGQVRRIVSAQLRYWHLDALIDRAALGVTELLTNVHQHARPDKMCTVEIELLLDRLMVSVRDHDPRLPVVADVRAADTLATCGRGLAMVAAVSESWGVRPDGESGKVVWFTLPTAVAPRATAARPPQRRTADNPARRFAEVGAPVDLRRPEHAPARSAVVG; encoded by the coding sequence GTGATCAGTTACCCAAGCAGGCACTGCACGGTGGAGCTCCAAGCCCTGCCGTCGCGGATCGGTCAGGTCCGCAGAATCGTATCGGCGCAGTTGCGCTACTGGCATCTGGACGCGTTGATAGACCGCGCCGCGCTCGGTGTGACCGAGCTGTTGACCAACGTCCACCAGCACGCCCGGCCGGACAAGATGTGCACCGTGGAGATCGAGCTGCTGCTCGACCGGCTCATGGTCTCGGTGCGCGACCACGACCCGCGACTGCCGGTCGTGGCGGACGTCAGGGCCGCCGACACACTCGCCACCTGCGGTCGCGGGCTCGCGATGGTGGCCGCCGTCAGCGAGAGCTGGGGTGTGCGTCCGGACGGCGAGTCCGGGAAGGTCGTGTGGTTCACGCTCCCGACGGCCGTGGCGCCGCGGGCCACGGCCGCGCGACCGCCGCAGCGCAGGACGGCGGACAACCCTGCGCGTCGGTTCGCGGAGGTCGGGGCGCCGGTCGATCTGCGCCGGCCCGAGCATGCTCCCGCCCGGTCGGCCGTTGTCGGCTGA
- a CDS encoding PLP-dependent cysteine synthase family protein → MSTLQQTPSGVTLDVDQSDAAYRTWLKEAVRKVQADANRSADTHLLRFPLPEHWGIDLYLKDESTHPTGSLKHRLARSLFLYGLCNGWIRPGRPVIEASSGSTAVSEAYFAKLIGVPFIAVMPRTTSAEKCRLIEFHGGQCHFVDDSRKMYEESARLAVDTGGHYMDQFTYAERATDWRGNNNIAESIFRQLELERFPEPAWIVATAGTGGTSATIARYVHYMQHDTRICVADPENSCFFEGWTTGDPDVTCDCGSRIEGIGRPRMEPSFVPGAIDRMMKVPDAASVAAVRALEQGIGRKAGGSTGTGLWSALKIVAEMVAEGRQGSVVTLLCDPGDRYLDKYYSDAWLVEQGLDIAPYATAIEQLLQTGVWPE, encoded by the coding sequence GTGAGCACCCTTCAGCAGACCCCGTCCGGCGTGACCCTCGACGTCGACCAGAGCGACGCTGCCTATCGCACCTGGCTGAAAGAAGCCGTCCGAAAGGTCCAGGCCGACGCCAACCGTTCGGCCGACACCCACTTGCTGCGGTTCCCATTGCCGGAGCACTGGGGCATCGACCTGTACCTCAAGGACGAGTCGACCCACCCGACGGGCAGCCTCAAGCACCGGCTCGCCCGCTCGCTCTTCCTGTACGGCCTGTGCAATGGCTGGATTCGGCCGGGCCGCCCGGTGATCGAGGCGTCCAGCGGCTCGACAGCCGTCTCCGAGGCGTACTTCGCGAAGCTGATCGGGGTGCCCTTCATCGCGGTCATGCCGCGCACGACGAGCGCCGAGAAGTGCCGTCTGATCGAGTTCCACGGCGGGCAGTGCCACTTCGTGGACGACTCCCGGAAGATGTACGAGGAGTCCGCCCGCCTCGCGGTGGACACCGGGGGCCACTACATGGACCAGTTCACCTACGCCGAACGGGCCACGGACTGGCGCGGCAACAACAACATCGCCGAATCCATCTTCCGCCAGCTGGAGTTGGAACGGTTCCCGGAGCCCGCCTGGATCGTCGCCACGGCCGGCACCGGCGGCACGTCGGCGACCATCGCCCGGTACGTCCACTACATGCAGCACGACACCCGCATCTGTGTGGCCGACCCGGAGAACTCGTGCTTCTTCGAGGGCTGGACCACCGGCGATCCGGACGTCACCTGCGACTGCGGCTCCCGTATCGAGGGCATCGGCCGGCCGCGCATGGAGCCGAGCTTCGTGCCCGGCGCGATCGACCGGATGATGAAGGTGCCGGACGCGGCGAGCGTCGCCGCCGTACGGGCCCTGGAACAGGGCATCGGCCGCAAGGCGGGCGGCTCCACCGGCACCGGGCTGTGGAGCGCTCTGAAAATCGTCGCCGAGATGGTGGCCGAGGGCCGGCAGGGGAGCGTGGTGACGCTGCTGTGCGACCCGGGGGACCGGTACCTCGACAAGTACTACTCGGACGCCTGGCTAGTCGAGCAGGGCCTGGACATCGCGCCGTACGCGACGGCCATCGAACAGCTGCTGCAGACGGGCGTCTGGCCCGAGTGA
- a CDS encoding SRPBCC family protein, with amino-acid sequence MAHLLREVGLDFVGTAPVRHVFAREITAPPETVHRALAEDVSGWTEWFSAVTLARPLDDGARREIRLKGGTRFEETILAAKSPELYAYRIDITNTPGARAMVEEWRLAPAGTGTRVQWTFAVDGTAPFRFAFGLARPGLGRAFRDAVTTLDKRLTP; translated from the coding sequence ATGGCTCATCTGCTGCGTGAGGTCGGTCTCGACTTCGTCGGGACCGCGCCCGTACGGCACGTCTTCGCGCGGGAGATCACCGCTCCCCCGGAGACGGTCCACCGCGCGCTGGCCGAGGACGTATCCGGCTGGACGGAGTGGTTCTCCGCGGTGACGCTGGCCCGCCCGCTCGACGACGGTGCCCGGCGCGAGATACGCCTCAAGGGCGGTACGCGTTTCGAGGAGACGATCCTCGCGGCGAAGAGCCCCGAGTTGTACGCCTACCGGATCGACATCACCAACACGCCGGGCGCCCGGGCCATGGTCGAGGAGTGGCGGCTCGCCCCGGCGGGGACGGGCACGCGGGTGCAGTGGACGTTCGCGGTGGACGGCACGGCGCCGTTCCGTTTCGCCTTCGGCCTCGCGCGGCCCGGTCTCGGCCGGGCGTTCCGGGACGCGGTGACAACACTGGACAAACGGCTGACGCCGTAG